Proteins encoded in a region of the Tripterygium wilfordii isolate XIE 37 chromosome 21, ASM1340144v1, whole genome shotgun sequence genome:
- the LOC119988870 gene encoding protein IQ-DOMAIN 1, which produces MGSGNWFKTIISLKKVKFNASKRVKGSSTAAKSNGCKEKNWQKKESVSMANGSFSRNHGVLAIQDENLAATRIQAAFRAYLARKIFHRMKGTVRLQNVTLNYSVKKQAVTTLSYLHSWSKIQAHIRARRHCMVTEGRMRQKKLEDQLKLEAKLHDLEVEWCGGSETMEETLAKIQQREEAAVKRERAMAYAFSHQWRANSSQYLGLNNCELGKSNWGWSWKERWIAARPWEIRIPAKPISPKKLQNKQASNVAKNINSPAKKLSKPLPVAKPSISTPVKKPSPKPSLPNGKGNAKARKLSYPPAEKPAASRVSAETEEEKPERETIGVVVSNQ; this is translated from the exons ATGGGTTCTGGAAATTGGTTTAAGACTATAATTAGCTTAAAGAAGGTGAAGTTCAATGCTTCAAAACGAGTCAAG GGGTCTTCAACTGCAGCaaaatccaatggctgcaaaGAAAAGAACTGGCAGAAGAAAGAGTCTGTTAGTATGGCTAATGGCTCTTTCAGTAGAAATCATGGAGTTCTTGCCATCCAAGATGAGAATTTAGCAGCAACTCGAATTCAAGCAGCTTTTCGGGCCTATTTG GCAAGGAAAATTTTCCATCGCATGAAAGGAACAGTTAGATTACAGAATGTGACCCTAAATTATTCTGTTAAAAAGCAAGCAGTGACTACACTGAGTTATCTTCATTCGTGGAGCAAAATTCAGGCTCACATTAGAGCTCGCCGACACTGTATGGTAACAGAAGGACGGATGAGACAGAAGAAATTGGAGGATCAACTAAAACTAGAGGCAAAGCTTCATGACCTAGAG GTTGAATGGTGTGGTGGCTCTGAAACAATGGAGGAAACTCTTGCTAAAATACAACAGAGAGAAGAAGCAGCAGTTAAGAGGGAGCGAGCTATGGCATATGCCTTTTCTCATCAG TGGAGAGCTAACTCCAGTCAGTACCTTGGGCTGAATAACTGTGAACTTGGAAAATCTAACTGGGGCTGGAGCTGGAAAGAAAGATGGATTGCTGCTCGCCCATGGGAAATCCGCATCCCTGCCAAACCCATTAGCCCAAAGAAGTTGCAGAACAAACAGGCTAGCAATGTTGCTAAAAACATAAATTCACCTGCAAAGAAGCTGTCAAAACCTTTACCTGTGGCAAAACCATCAATTTCTACGCCCGTGAAAAAACCTTCTCCCAAGCCTTCTTTGCCCAATGGGAAGGGGAACGCGAAAGCACGAAAATTGTCTTACCCTCCCGCTGAGAAGCCTGCTGCTAGTAGAGTGAGTGCTGAAACTGAAGAAGAGAagcctgaaagggaaacaattGGTGTTGTAGTCTCCAATCAATGA
- the LOC119987827 gene encoding uncharacterized protein LOC119987827 — MTSDNTSDFAAQLAALNARMEEQAARSNLLVEENAKIRANNASVCTENAALHEKVEQLMTHLSTPVRTSHVRFHEVIGPMSSLDTPAEASNRQNLPQSEDGCPPLSTAPPPPLRSITAPTDHHISTSGVGIAFPNNQSTQSSDSERLAFVESILRRLPGVPTPIRKSQPNSYCDSPFVDHISLVEMPRKFHFPNMRSFDGTTDPDDHIAQYRQRMMTTTVPKESRKACMCKGFGCCLTGPALQWFINLPNNSISSFAQLTDLFVEQFASSRRLPKTSDDLYKIKRGSAESLRSYIGRFLAEKVLITNCNIETAITAFKKGLLPFDELYKELTKFPCTNMEDVLARAWAQVKWEEDECNQVILPSQACRTDDNQRPDHKPRSQGRSRDDKRPYDRSRSTEQRFHKPEYSYNIEPTELVSVLKKMGDKVKWPDKMRAPTDRRDNTKWCEFHHDHGHITRHCRALHDEVAELLNQGHLKDLLTDKGKETLAKRTNRDLTPPQRPETKGSIGVIFGGSEISGISQNSARRTQASPYPAKLLASSTTRPHDCYTRIMTRCSTNVLFLNCLKAMGIDESYIIGRPTALLGFSGEQVYSLGEIVLPVYAEGVNLNTVFVVLKSPPPYNIILGRPWIHELKAVPSTYHQLIRFPTKWGVKEIKGEQLASRSCYTTAMKKKSKDL; from the exons ATGACTTCAGATAACACGAGCGATTTTGCAGCCCAGCTAGCAGCACTAAATGCGAGGATGGAGGAACAAGCCGCTCGGTCGAATCTACTCGTGGAGGAAAATGCCAAGATAAGAGCCAATAATGCATCCGTGTGTACGGAAAATGCCGCTCTCCACGAAAAGGTAGAACAACTGATGACCCACCTATCCACTCCAGTGCGGACTTCCCATGTTCGCTTCCACGAGGTCATAGGCCCAATGTCCTCGCTCGACACACCAGCTGAAGCATCCAACCGACAAAATCTTCCTCAATCGGAGGATGGATGTCCTCCTTTATCCACCGCTCCACCACCTCCTCTTCGTTCGATAACAGCTCCGACCGACCATCACATCTCTACTTCTGGAGTGGGGATAGCCTTCCCAAACAACCAATCCACACAATCGAGCGACTCTGAGAGGTTGGCTTTCGTAGAATCCATCCTACGCCGACTCCCAGGAGTCCCAACACCGATCAGGAAAAGTCAACCCAACAGTTACTGTGATTCCCCCTTTGTGGACCACATCTCACTCGTGGAGATGCCGCGAAAGTTCCATTTTCCAAATATGAGATCCTTCGATGGGACGACCGACCCAGATGATCATATCGCCCAGTACCGTCAAAGGATGATGACAACTACCGTACCCAAAGAGTCTCGAAAAGCCTGTATGTGCAAAGGCTTCGGATGCTGTCTTACTGGTCCTGCCCTCCAGTGGTTTATTAACTTGCCAAACAACTCCATCTCCTCCTTCGCACAATTGACTGACCTCTTTGTCGAGCAATTTGCTAGTAGTCGTCGACTGCCAAAAACGTCTGACGATCTTTATAAAATCAAACGTGGGTCGGCCGAATCACTTCGCTCATACATTGGTCGCTTCTTAGCGGAGAAAGTATTGATCACCAATTGTAACATAGAAACAGCTATCACGGCTTTTAAGAAGGGGCTCCTACCGTTCGACGAGTTATACAAAGAGCTGACAAAGTTCCCTTGCACCAACATGGAGGATGTATTGGCTCGAGCATGGGCCCAAGTCAAGTGGGAAGAAGATGAATGCAACCAAGTTATCCTTCCATCACAGGCATGTCGAACGGATGATAATCAGCGTCCGGATCACAAACCACGTAGCCAGGGGCGTTCAAGGGATGACAAAAGGCCATATGATAGGTCTCGATCGACAGAGCAACGTTTTCATAAACCGGAATATTCGTACAACATTGAACCGACTGAGCTGGTATCTGTGCTTAAAAAGATGGGCGATAAAGTGAAATGGCCTGACAAAATGAGAGCTCCGACGGATCGCCGCGACAACACTAAGTGGTGTGAATTCCATCATGACCATGGCCATATCACCCGACATTGTCGGGCACTGCACGATGAGGTAGCTGAGCTACTCAATCAGGGGCACTTAAAAGATCTCCTTACTGACAAAGGGAAGGAAACTTTGGCAAAGAGGACAAACCGAGATTTGACACCACCTCAGCGACCTGAAACTAAGGGGTCGATCGGCGTCATTTTTGGAGGATCAGAAATTAGCGGTATATCCCAGAACTCCGCTCGACGGACGCAAGCATCACCCTATCCGGCCAAGTTGTTAGCTTCATCGACAACGAGGCCACACGACTGCTACACCCGCATCATGACGCGCTG CTCGACGAATGTACTATTCCTGAACTGTCTAAAAGCAATGGGGATCGATGAATCATATATCATAGGTCGGCCAACAGCATTGCTTGGGTTCAGTGGTGAGCAAGTTTATAGTCTTGGAGAGATTGTTCTACCGGTTTATGCTGAGGGGGTGAACTTAAACACGGTGTTTGTTGTCCTCAAAAGTCCACCCCCCTACAACATCATTCTCGGTCGACCGTGGATTCATGAACTGAAAGCAGTCCCCTCCACGTATCATCAGCTGATCAGGTTTCCAACCAAGTGGGGAGTAAAGGAAATCAAAGGAGAGCAACTTGCGTCACGGAGTTGTTACACCActgcaatgaaaaagaaatcGAAAGACTTATAG